In a genomic window of Arachnia rubra:
- a CDS encoding UvrD-helicase domain-containing protein has translation MAESMIIFPRQSSRLDGSLNQKVMAFLNKLATDDAAAGLHIERIHNAADPRARTGRVDLSYRALLFKLTGEKTAYVLHGVYPHDEAYEVAAKTRLSVNPVNGITDFVTADPAQPPRYEAPAQASVADGPRPLIDFSAEDLIVSLGIPPEVARTAVRLTTPETVRDYACTLPEWQGLALVMLAGGESITSVGEELKIFKADEAPANLDQAEAAFKQYEQSDLVSDQVLLDGFDKPAAQMGFAKLAGAEELRRVIMEGDFSAWRVFLHPQQRNWVNRDWRGSFRLGGGAGTGKTVVVVHRGRRLARQHPGAPVLLTTFNTNIAAELDRSLRSLDPELGRASRLGEPGAYVKGIDALASEVLRQAGPGIIDACAEVLGVGRSDLQRRTARSAWRDAVETAGQGLPERLRRDVFLQSEYEMVILPARITREEEYLRQPRPGRGVRLNRAARRAVWAVVSAYRAAALQDDTIDFAEAAMIAATHLERSGTRQAQHVLVDEGQDFKPCHWHLVRALVAPQDNDIFIVEDSHQRIYGNKVVLSHHGIQIRGRAAKLRLSYRTTAENLEFAVRILEGHTFTDSDGQEDSLDGYLSARTGPRPQVESCPSPAEELDFAARTLRSWLREDGVAPETLAILVRDTAGRARVVEGLAQHGIEVRPLDRGIPHPGAPVALTMHRAKGTEFAKILLFGLSTGSIPIRLDAYKYDTAEYEDAMLRERSLLYVAASRARDELVITYHGSPSELLPQSPAEVHKPQPLP, from the coding sequence ATGGCTGAGAGCATGATCATCTTTCCGAGACAGAGCAGCAGGCTCGATGGGAGCCTCAATCAGAAGGTGATGGCCTTCCTGAACAAGCTGGCCACCGATGATGCGGCCGCGGGACTGCACATCGAGCGCATCCACAATGCCGCCGACCCGCGGGCCCGCACGGGCCGGGTGGACCTGAGCTACCGGGCCCTGCTGTTCAAGCTCACCGGGGAGAAGACCGCCTACGTCCTTCACGGGGTCTATCCCCACGACGAGGCCTACGAGGTGGCGGCGAAGACCCGCCTGAGCGTCAACCCGGTCAACGGGATCACGGACTTCGTCACCGCCGACCCCGCTCAGCCACCCCGCTACGAGGCTCCGGCGCAGGCCAGCGTGGCGGACGGCCCCAGGCCGCTCATAGACTTCAGCGCGGAGGACCTGATCGTGTCGCTCGGCATCCCGCCCGAGGTCGCACGGACCGCCGTCAGGCTGACCACCCCGGAGACGGTCCGCGACTATGCCTGCACCTTGCCGGAATGGCAGGGCCTGGCGCTGGTGATGCTGGCCGGGGGCGAGTCCATCACCAGCGTCGGTGAGGAGCTCAAGATCTTCAAGGCCGACGAGGCCCCCGCGAACCTGGATCAGGCCGAGGCTGCGTTCAAGCAGTACGAGCAGTCCGATCTGGTCTCCGACCAGGTTCTTCTCGATGGCTTCGACAAGCCGGCTGCCCAGATGGGGTTCGCCAAGCTGGCCGGCGCCGAGGAGCTGCGTCGCGTCATCATGGAGGGCGACTTCTCCGCTTGGCGGGTGTTCCTGCACCCGCAGCAGCGCAACTGGGTGAATCGCGACTGGCGGGGCAGCTTCCGGCTGGGCGGCGGCGCTGGTACCGGCAAGACCGTCGTCGTGGTGCATCGCGGACGGCGGCTCGCCCGCCAGCACCCGGGTGCTCCCGTGCTGCTGACCACGTTCAACACCAATATCGCCGCGGAGCTGGACCGCAGCCTGCGCAGCCTGGACCCGGAGCTGGGACGGGCCAGCAGGCTGGGAGAGCCCGGGGCCTATGTCAAGGGCATCGACGCGCTGGCCAGCGAGGTCCTGCGGCAGGCCGGGCCGGGCATCATCGACGCATGCGCCGAGGTGCTCGGGGTGGGACGCAGCGACCTGCAGCGCCGCACCGCACGCAGCGCCTGGCGGGACGCCGTCGAGACGGCCGGCCAGGGGCTGCCCGAGCGGTTGCGCCGCGATGTTTTCCTGCAGTCGGAATACGAGATGGTGATCCTGCCGGCCCGCATCACCCGTGAGGAGGAATACCTGCGGCAGCCCCGTCCCGGCCGGGGGGTGCGGCTGAACCGGGCGGCTCGCCGGGCGGTGTGGGCGGTGGTGTCGGCCTACCGGGCCGCGGCCCTGCAGGATGACACCATCGATTTCGCGGAGGCGGCCATGATCGCCGCGACCCATCTGGAGCGCTCCGGCACAAGGCAGGCCCAGCATGTCCTCGTCGATGAGGGCCAGGACTTCAAACCCTGCCACTGGCACCTGGTGAGGGCCCTGGTCGCACCCCAGGACAACGACATTTTCATCGTCGAGGACTCGCACCAGCGGATCTACGGGAACAAGGTGGTGTTGTCGCATCACGGCATCCAGATCCGGGGCCGGGCCGCCAAGCTGCGGCTGAGCTACCGCACCACCGCCGAGAACCTGGAGTTCGCGGTGAGGATCCTCGAAGGGCACACGTTCACCGACTCGGATGGCCAGGAGGACTCCCTGGACGGTTACCTGTCCGCCCGCACCGGTCCGAGGCCGCAAGTCGAGAGCTGTCCCTCCCCCGCCGAGGAACTCGACTTCGCCGCCAGGACCCTCAGGAGCTGGCTCAGGGAGGACGGCGTCGCCCCGGAGACCCTGGCGATCCTGGTGCGGGACACCGCGGGCCGGGCCCGTGTGGTGGAGGGGCTCGCGCAGCATGGCATCGAGGTCCGGCCGCTGGACCGGGGCATCCCCCACCCAGGGGCCCCAGTGGCGCTAACAATGCACCGCGCCAAGGGCACGGAATTCGCGAAGATCCTGCTGTTCGGCCTGTCCACCGGTTCCATCCCGATAAGGCTCGACGCCTACAAGTACGACACCGCCGAGTACGAGGATGCGATGCTGCGGGAGCGCTCCCTGCTCTACGTGGCTGCCTCCCGCGCCAGGGATGAGCTGGTGATCACCTATCACGGCAGCCCCAGCGAACTGCTCCCGCAGAGCCCGGCCGAGGTCCACAAACCCCAGCCTCTGCCCTAG